A single region of the Plutella xylostella chromosome 26, ilPluXylo3.1, whole genome shotgun sequence genome encodes:
- the LOC105389740 gene encoding odorant receptor 4 has protein sequence MAETAGGGSFQDAVDIFRMMPCVGYLLMAMSKSYKMVVHRPVYENLVSELRSMWPRGPVSKEEHEIISGALRTLNYVVQGYYWCNNALLVIFLSPPFVEIGRRLAGLEVPLILPFFYWFPFDPFQKGYYEVVLAFQTWHGLITIWFMLCGDLLFCVFLSHVTTQFDLVAARARRLVYVPADRQMPGEYPLGVYSSAYLLQDKASVESFSYQDWETRHQKELTEIVQRHHALIRLAGDVERMFSFALLVNFFNSSIILCFCGFCCVIVEKWNEMIYKSFLTTALSQTWLFCWYGQRLLESSEGISDSLYKSGWYLAAKKIKSSIYIMIHRSQKEVHVTTYGFSVICLASYTTIIKSAWSYFTLLLNVYKK, from the exons ATGGCGGAgacggcgggcggcggctCCTTCCAGGACGCCGTCGACATCTTCCGCATGATGCCCTGCGTCGGGTACCTGCTTATGG CCATGTCGAAATCCTACAAGATGGTGGTGCACCGGCCCGTGTACGAGAACTTGGTATCCGAGCTGCGGTCCATGTGGCCCCGCGGACCTGTGTCCAAGGAGGAGCATGAAATCATCAGCGGCGCGTTGAGGACTCTGAACTATGTCGTGCAAG GCTACTACTGGTGCAACAACGCCCTCCTAGTGATCTTTCTGTCGCCCCCGTTCGTGGAGATAGGACGCCGTCTGGCCGGCCTCGAGGTGCCGCTCATACTACCCTTCTTCTACTGGTTCCCCTTCGACCCCTTCCAGAAGGGGTACTACGAGGTGGTACTGGCCTTCCAGACGTGGCATG GTCTAATAACCATCTGGTTCATGCTATGCGGCGACCTGCTGTTCTGCGTGTTCCTGAGCCACGTGACGACCCAGTTTGACCTGGTGgccgcgcgcgcgcgccgcctcgTCTACGTGCCCGCTGACCGGCAGATGCCTGGGGAGTATCCACTTG GTGTGTACAGCTCGGCCTACTTGCTGCAAGACAAGGCGAGCGTGGAGTCGTTCAGCTACCAGGACTGGGAGACCAGACATCAGAAGGAGCTTACAGAGATCGTGCAGAGACACCACGCTTTGATCAG GTTGGCAGGCGACGTGGAGCGCATGTTCAGTTTCGCCCTTCTCGTCAACTTCTTCAACAGCTCCATCATACTCTGCTTCTGTGGCTTTTGCTGTGTG ATTGTGGAGAAATGGAATGAGATGATCTACAAGTCCTTCCTGACGACTGCTCTCTCACAGACTTGGTTGTTCTGCTGGTATGGGCAACGCTTGTTAGAATCT AGTGAGGGTATTTCCGATTCTCTGTACAAGAGTGGATGGTATCTAGCGGCAAAGAAGATAAAGAGTTCCATTTACATCATGATTCACag ATCCCAAAAAGAAGTCCATGTCACGACTTACGGGTTTTCTGTAATATGCCTAGCAAGTTACACCACG ATCATAAAATCTGCGTGGTCTTATTTTACACTACTGCTGAATGtgtataaaaaatag
- the LOC105389739 gene encoding protein BCCIP homolog produces the protein MSSKKNKEIENDSGSEDEVGSGDENDSDFDSDGNFIGDKEIQADFEGRNPEDCDFQGIKALLRQLFLKSNVDLGALAQIIISQNYIGSVVKQCLDDPQDDDDEDDGSDGVFGITTLINITKRKHEPCIAQLREILTTLATDNADDKTKALITKILEDENNHVGFVINERILNIPAQISVPLFSSLETELEKAIRKNMPYTFQYLVWICKTYNTGEATEVLYANQEERPIVEEALASFDVDVSAQVDFSQWEYEGGAMSPCRKVLIFEAKKFNHLIRLIKEEVDSQQA, from the exons atgtCCAGCAAAAAGAATAAGGAAATTGAAaacgacagtggcagcgaagACGAAGTTGGGTCTGGCGATGAAAATGATTCTGACTTTGATTCGGACGGCAACTTCATCGGAGACAAA GAGATCCAAGCTGACTTCGAAGGCCGCAACCCTGAGGACTGCGACTTCCAGGGCATCAAGGCGCTGCTCCGGCAACTGTTCCTGAAGTCTAATGTGGACCTCGGGGCACTGGCACAGATTATTAttt CCCAGAACTACATTGGCAGTGTAGTGAAGCAGTGTCTGGATGATCCtcaggatgatgatgatgaagatgatggCTCGGATGGAGTGTTTGGCATCACTACACTTATCAACATCACCAAAAGAAAG CATGAGCCATGTATTGCGCAACTGAGGGAGATCCTGACAACACTGGCCACTGACAATGCAGATGACAAAACCAAAGCCTTGATCACCAAGATACTTGAAGATGAGAATAACCATGTCGGATTTGTTATTAATGAAAG GATCCTCAACATTCCAGCGCAGATCAGTGTGCCTCTGTTCTCATCACTTGAGACTGAACTGGAGAAGGCCATCAGAAAAAACATGCCGTACACATTCCAGTACCTCGTGTGGATATgcaaaacttataacactgGAG AAGCGACAGAAGTCCTCTACGCCAACCAGGAGGAGCGTCCCATCGTGGAGGAGGCGCTGGCCAGCTTCGACGTGGACGTGAGCGCGCAGGTCGACTTCTCGCAGTGGGAGTACGAGGGCGGCGCTATGTCGCCGTGCAGGAAG GTCCTTATATTCGAAGCTAAGAAATTCAATCACCTAATAAGACTTATCAAAGAAGAAGTGGACAGTCAGCAGGCGTAA